One Cryptomeria japonica chromosome 9, Sugi_1.0, whole genome shotgun sequence genomic window carries:
- the LOC131052384 gene encoding heterogeneous nuclear ribonucleoprotein 1, which translates to MDSDQGKLFIGGISWETTEETLREYFIRYGEVADVVIMRDRSTGSTRGFGFVAFADPNVVDTVLKDKHIIAGRAVEAKRALPRSEQQPQQNQGFGASRSLNAGPTQGFAQRTRKIFVGGLPATLTEDEFRKYFEQFGNITDVVVMYDSGTQRPRGFGFITFDSEDAVEAVVQKSFHELHDKLVEVKRAVPKEGNTGSRGRGFGGYGSNHGGGNYGRMDNNRYGNATAGAGRGYAGYGPTGYAAPAPMQGNFAAGGYMNGGYGGGGYGSPGGGYGYGNVVPAAPSPSGGYGGGPAVGGYGNGPVGAPRSPWGGAGFGPNSAGYGANPAAAYVRSGGAQSPSAAGSYGGAPAYLYGDGAYSSGGTPVGYGRGGGAAAPAGGPYTGTGGSSYGDSSHGTPGYSNTAWKQGGNDHPSSGVGGFGGYSSGGGDGTTNEQTGYEGAHGASGRQSQRGPDSRFRPYPDRTG; encoded by the exons ATGGACTCAGATCAGGGAAAACTGTTCATAGGCGGGATATCGTGGGAGACTACAGAAGAAACCCTAAGGGAATACTTCATACGGTATGGCGAAGTTGCAGATGTAGTCATAATGCGCGATCGAAGCACGGGGAGCACCAGGGGCTTCGGCTTTGTGGCCTTCGCAGATCCTAATGTTGTCGACACAGTACTCAAAGACAAACATATCATCGCAGGCCGAGCG GTAGAGGCAAAGAGGGCTTTACCCAGAAGTGAGCAGCAGCCACAACAGAACCAGGGTTTTGGAGCCTCCCGGAGTTTGAATGCTGGACCTACTCAGGGTTTTGCACAAAGGACCAGGAAGATTTTTGTTGGTGGCTTACCAGCAACCTTAACAGAAGATGAGTTCAGAAAGTATTTTGAGCAGTTTGGCAATATAACAGATGTTGTTGTTATGTATGACAGTGGCACACAGAGGCCACGTGGTTTTGGATTTATTACTTTTGATTCAGAGGATGCTGTGGAGGCCGTGGTGCAGAAGAGTTTCCATGAACTGCATGATAAACTTGTTGAGGTTAAGCGGGCAGTTCCAAAAGAGGGCAACACGGGCAGTCGGGGCAGAGGATTTGGGGGCTATGGTTCAAATCACGGTGGTGGCAATTATGGTCGTATGGACAATAATAGGTATGGCAATGCTACTGCAGGGGCTGGAAGGGGATATGCAGGGTATGGTCCTACTGGTTATGCTGCTCCGGCACCAATGCAAGGGAACTTTGCAGCAGGTGGTTATATGAATGGAGGGTATGGTGGTGGTGGTTATGGGAGCCCTGGTGGAGGTTATGGCTATGGAAATGTTGTCCCTGCTGCGCCATCTCCAAGTGGAGGTTATGGTGGTGGCCCAGCCGTTGGTGGTTATGGCAATGGACCTGTGGGAGCTCCTCGAAGCCCATGGGGTGGTGCTGGATTTGGCCCTAATTCTGCAGGGTATGGAGCAAATCCAGCTGCAGCTTATGTCCGCTCTGGTGGTGCACAGAGTCCTAGTGCAGCAGGCAGTTATGGAGGTGCACCTGCTTATCTCTATGGAGACGGAGCCTATAGTTCTGGTGGCACTCCTGTTGGCTATGGGCGTGGTGGGGGAGCTGCTGCCCCTGCAGGTGGGCCTTACACAGGAACAGGTGGCAGTAGCTATGGGGATTCTTCACATGGTACTCCAGGTTACTCAAATACCGCATGGAAGCAAGGTGGCAATGATCATCCTTCGAGTGGAGTTGGTGGCTTTGGTGGGTATAGCAGTGGTGGTGGTGATGGGACAACAAATGAGCAGACAGGTTATGAAGGGGCTCATGGTGCATCAGGAAGGCAGAGTCAGAGAGGCCCAGATTCACGTTTTAGGCCATATCCTGATCGCACAGGCTAA